The Cetobacterium ceti region CATTAATTAATTCATATTCAGCTTTTGATAATTTTATAGTTGAAGGAATTAAATCTAAATAAGAATTTAAAATATATGGAGATATACTATGACCTAATAAAACATCATAAACAGTATTTAAATACTGTTCGTTACTAGCGCAAAAAGTTAAATTAGCTTGAGGATCCATATCTATTAATAAAGTTTTATATTTTTCCTTAGCTAATCCTGCTGCTAAATTAAATGCAGTAGTGGTTTTACCTGTTCCTCCTTTTTGATTAATAATAGAGATAACCTTCATAAAAATTCCCCCTTTAATAACGAACTAATTTATTGTATTATAACATTTAATTAAAGGTTTTTATGAAGTTTATAGATAAAATAAAATGTCAGACATGTCTGACATAAAAAAAATAGTTGACTTTTTAATAAAAATATAGCAAAAAAATATTAAAGAATATTTTAGTAGTCCACTTTATAAGGGGGAATTCAAAATGCAGGGTATAAGATTTTGGTGTCAATATTTAAAAATTGAAAGTTATATGAAAGATAAAAAGTATAATAAATTTTTAGATTTTTGTTATAAAAATTCTGTAAAATATATTTCTGAAATAGATGAAAATTTATTAAGAAAATATGGGAATGAAGACGGAGTAGGACCAGGAAGAATTCAAAATATAAGATTACGTTTGTCTGAAATTTTTGAAGACTTAGAAAAACAAAAATATTATGAAGAGCTTATAACATGTAAATTAAAAAATTTATTTTATATTTCAAAAGATTTTAGAGAATTAACAATAGGAGATTTTTTAAATTTTGACGAGAAAGAAATTAAGCTATTAAATATTTCAGTCTCTTTATTAGAAAAAATTTATGATGTAGCTTTAAATACAAAACCTATAAAAGAAATTATAAAACGTTTAGAAAAAAGATTTACAGATGATGATATTCAATTAATAATTGAAAGAATGGAAGAAAATAAGACTTTAGAAGAAATAGGATTAAAAAGAGGAATTAGTAGAGAAAGAACAAGACAAATTGAAATTAAAGCAAAGAAAATAATAGAGAATATATTTAGAATGTATCATTTAAATGTATCTCTTAGAATTGAATGTGAGTTAAAAGATGAAATCTCATTACAAGAAGTTGAAAAGAAATTCGGAAAAGAAAAAATATATTTAGTAAATTTTTTAAAACGAAATGAAATTTTTTCAAGACCATATTATGTAGAATTTTTAGAATTATTTTTATATGACAAAAGAGAAAGTTTTTTTAGAATTTTTTATTCTTTAGATTTACCAGAAATTCTTACTGAATTAGAGGTGGAAAATTTAGAAAAAACATTTAAAAAATTTAAATGGATAGGAATAAAAGAAATTTATAAAATAATAAATATTTTAGGATATAAAAAGCATGGAAAATATTTTTTAAGAACAAATGGGTATAGAAATATTTTAGAAGTTTTTTTTATTAAAGAAGTAGATACGCCCTTGAGAATAGATGAATATTCTATTATTGAAATAATAAATAACATAAATGAAGAGCTAGATTATACTTTATATTCAGAAGATTTGGGAGAATTGAATTCAGAAGGGTTAAATAACTTAGCAAGAAGATTAGAAGGGCTATTATCGAGAATAGAAGGAATAATAATGACAGATTCAAGGACATATATACATATTGATAAAATAAAATATGATATATCAGAATTTGTCAAAATTAAAGATGAAATTATAAAGTTAAAACCTCAATATATAGATAGTATAGCTATATATAAAACATTGGAAATAAGATTAAAAGAAATAGGAATTTATACAGATTATATGTTTTATTCATTATTTAAATATAACTTTTCGGATGAGTTAAATTTAAATACAAATGGAAATAGTAGAGTATTAACAATAGGAAAACAAGTTTTTAATAGAGTTGAAGAATTAGAAAAATTTATAAAAAATAATGGTAAAATTTTAGAAAAATCTTTTATTCAAGATAAGTTAGGTTATTCTACAATTTCTTTAAATAATGCAATTGATAACTCGAAAAAAATTATGAGTTTTGATAGATCTACAATTGGACTAATAGATTTTATTATTATTACTAAAGATGAATTAAATTATTTCAGAAAAGATATTGAAAAATATTCTGAAGAAGGATATATTTCTATACCAGAATTTATTAGTAAAATAAGATTAGATAAAAAATATAAAAAATTTATTAGGAAAAATAAAATTAACAAATATTTTATAGCTTCTTATATTAGATATTTATTTCCAGAATATAAAGGTGGATGTAATTTATTAAGCAAAAAATAAAGGAGGATATCCTCCTTTTTTTAATCAATAAATTTAAATTTATTTGTATTATATATTATTTCAGAAAAATAAATAGGTTTTAAATTTTCATCTTTAACAATAACTTCAGTTTTTAAAAGAGATGAATTTTCTGAAATATTAAATAAATTTTTTAAATTATCCTTTGGAATATAAGGAGAATGTTCTCTAATAGAAGTTAGTATATTTATTCCTTTGGTCTTTAAAAAATTATTTAGAGAATTTTGAAAAATTTTTAAATTATTCCCTAGTAAAATAGGTTTTTCCATAAAAATTTTTTCAAAAATGATAGGTGAATTTTTATGGTATCGAACTCTTTCAATTTCAAAAATTTCTGTACCAGGACTTATTTCTAATTTTTTTGCTATAATTGGATTAGCTTTTTTATGCTTTGTATGAAGAACTTTATTATCTATAATGATATTTTGAGAAAGAAAGAAATCTGATAAACCCATATTATTAGAAATTTTATAGTTTATTTTAGAGTTATAGTTTGCAACATATGTTCCGCTACCCTTAATTTGATATAAATATCCCTTGGAAATAAGATTTAAAATAGCTTTTCTAGCAGTCATTCTACTAACAGAAAAAAAATTAGCTAATGAATTTTCAGACATTATTTTTTGATCAGAATGATATGTCCCGTTTTTAATGTTTTCCATAAGAAATTTTTCTATGTAATCAACTTTTGCCATATATTTTTTTAAAAAATCTAAAGATTTTTTAAAAACCCCCCTTCTTTTTTCAAAAGTTTGTATATAATGTATTTTAGCACAATTAAAATACATTTTAAAGGTATAAATTGTTTAAAAATAGTTTCAAATGATTAAAAAACAAATACATATTTTAAAAAGGAGTGAAAATGAAATTTTTAATAAGAGAGACATTTTTTAAAAATATTTCAGTTAAAGATAAAGAAAATATTATGAATAAATTATTGATATTTTATAAAATATTTAAAGAAAAATCATTTTTATTAACAGAAATACCAAAAGGATATTTTTTAAAGAAAATAAAAGGTGTCAAAAATTTATATGAACTAAGAATTAATTCGGGAGATCGAGCATTTTTTTCAGTAAATGAAAATAAAAACGAAGAAGAAAACATAACATTTCTAATCTTCTCTTTTCATGATAGAGCTATAAAAAAAGCAAAAGCTGTATTTAAAAATGATAATGAAAAAATGGAGATAATAGATAAAGAAGAGATATTAGAAAAAAAAGTATTAGAGGAATATCATAAAAACTATAATAATGTCATTACTTATGAAATAATAGAAGACGAGCAATTTAAAATTTTTAAAAATAATAAAAAATATACATATTATTATTTAAATGATGAACAAAGAAAAACTTTAAAAAATAATTTACCTCTTTGTTTGAATGGAAGTGCTGGAAGCGGAAAAAGCACAATAACATTAAGAAAATTATTAGAGATAGAAGAAAATAAAGAATTATATAATGCTAAAAAAATAGTTTATTTTACAGCTAATAAATTTCTTAAAGATAATATAGAAAATCAATATATTAATTATAGAAAAAAAACAGTTGAAAATATTGTTGATTTTTTTACATTAAAAGAGTTTTTTCAAAAAAATATTAAAATTTCAGAAAGACAAATAGTAAATTTTAATAAATTTAAAGAGTTCTTTAAATATTCGTATCCTAATTATAAAAAATTAAATTTAGATATAGAGGAAGTATATTCTGAAATCACAGGAATTATAAAAGGAACAATGATAGAAGAAACTTCAGATAACTGGAATAGAGATATAAAAAATAAAAAAATTTCATTAAGTACTTATTTAAAATTAAGTAATAAATATTCTGTTTTAGATAAAAATAATCGAAAATTCATTTATGAAATTTCTGAAAAATATGATAGGTGGCTAGAAATTAATGAGTTTTATGATATGAATGATTTAGCAAGAAAAAATATGGAAAATATTTTAGAAAAATATGACTATTTAATTGTAGATGAAATACAAGATTTAACAGAGATTGAAATATTTTTTTTGTTTAAATTATTAAAAAATAAAGGAAATTGTTTAGTAGCTGGAGATATACATCAGATGGTATATTCAAGTTATTTTAGCTTTGAAAGATTAAGAAATTATTTTTATAA contains the following coding sequences:
- a CDS encoding sigma factor-like helix-turn-helix DNA-binding protein, producing the protein MQGIRFWCQYLKIESYMKDKKYNKFLDFCYKNSVKYISEIDENLLRKYGNEDGVGPGRIQNIRLRLSEIFEDLEKQKYYEELITCKLKNLFYISKDFRELTIGDFLNFDEKEIKLLNISVSLLEKIYDVALNTKPIKEIIKRLEKRFTDDDIQLIIERMEENKTLEEIGLKRGISRERTRQIEIKAKKIIENIFRMYHLNVSLRIECELKDEISLQEVEKKFGKEKIYLVNFLKRNEIFSRPYYVEFLELFLYDKRESFFRIFYSLDLPEILTELEVENLEKTFKKFKWIGIKEIYKIINILGYKKHGKYFLRTNGYRNILEVFFIKEVDTPLRIDEYSIIEIINNINEELDYTLYSEDLGELNSEGLNNLARRLEGLLSRIEGIIMTDSRTYIHIDKIKYDISEFVKIKDEIIKLKPQYIDSIAIYKTLEIRLKEIGIYTDYMFYSLFKYNFSDELNLNTNGNSRVLTIGKQVFNRVEELEKFIKNNGKILEKSFIQDKLGYSTISLNNAIDNSKKIMSFDRSTIGLIDFIIITKDELNYFRKDIEKYSEEGYISIPEFISKIRLDKKYKKFIRKNKINKYFIASYIRYLFPEYKGGCNLLSKK
- a CDS encoding GntR family transcriptional regulator, with the protein product MAKVDYIEKFLMENIKNGTYHSDQKIMSENSLANFFSVSRMTARKAILNLISKGYLYQIKGSGTYVANYNSKINYKISNNMGLSDFFLSQNIIIDNKVLHTKHKKANPIIAKKLEISPGTEIFEIERVRYHKNSPIIFEKIFMEKPILLGNNLKIFQNSLNNFLKTKGINILTSIREHSPYIPKDNLKNLFNISENSSLLKTEVIVKDENLKPIYFSEIIYNTNKFKFID